A region from the Streptosporangium sp. NBC_01756 genome encodes:
- a CDS encoding TetR/AcrR family transcriptional regulator: MEHSGKGDPARSLALLWRTSERTSRKGKPDLSVDRIVRAGIEIADAEGLAALSMRRVAERLGVGTMSLYTYVPGKAELLDVMLDTVYGETARPQDVAGGWRARLTLVAQENWELCRRHPWTLQVDTGRPPLGPNLMAKYDYELGAIADTGLTEVEMDAVLSLVLGHVHSTVRGAVAAARIEQDTGVSDEQWWQAHRPVFEKIFNPASYPTAVRVGGAVGETYQAAYVPPEQLFSFGLERVLDGVEVLIARRRG; encoded by the coding sequence ATGGAACACAGCGGCAAAGGGGATCCCGCACGCAGTCTCGCGCTGCTCTGGCGGACCAGCGAGCGGACCAGCCGGAAGGGCAAGCCCGACCTGAGCGTGGACCGGATCGTGCGGGCCGGGATCGAGATCGCCGACGCCGAGGGACTGGCTGCGCTGTCGATGCGCAGGGTCGCCGAACGGCTCGGGGTCGGCACCATGTCCCTCTACACCTACGTGCCCGGCAAGGCCGAACTGCTCGACGTCATGCTCGACACCGTGTACGGCGAGACGGCCCGCCCCCAGGACGTCGCCGGGGGCTGGCGGGCCAGGCTCACGCTCGTCGCCCAGGAGAACTGGGAGCTGTGCCGCCGCCATCCGTGGACCCTGCAGGTCGACACCGGACGCCCGCCCCTGGGGCCCAACCTCATGGCGAAGTACGACTACGAACTTGGCGCGATCGCCGATACCGGCCTGACCGAGGTCGAGATGGACGCCGTACTCAGTCTGGTCCTGGGCCACGTGCACAGCACCGTGCGCGGCGCGGTGGCGGCCGCACGGATCGAGCAGGACACCGGGGTCAGCGACGAGCAGTGGTGGCAGGCCCACCGGCCGGTCTTCGAGAAGATCTTCAATCCGGCCAGTTACCCGACGGCGGTGAGGGTCGGCGGCGCGGTGGGCGAGACCTACCAGGCTGCCTACGTCCCGCCCGAGCAGCTCTTCTCGTTCGGCCTGGAACGGGTGCTGGACGGCGTGGAGGTGCTCATCGCCAGGCGTCGCGGCTGA
- a CDS encoding tyrosine-type recombinase/integrase, translated as MSVPAVPESPRTVVEPARDPYRVYLDSLSSAESRRTMRGCLDRLAALVSGEEVTSGAGQPWHLLRYEHTVRIRALMTERGWSPSYVNKHLVALRRVLREAWRLGQMTAEEYQRAADLPTVEHTRLPTGQHVPPEVVGAALAACDRDDSPAGARDAALLAVLYSTGCRRAEIATMALADYDSGARSLRVRGKRDKERMVYLTAEAVGRLERWLAVRGRPAGALFSPIGRYGRLRTRDGGPAAMTGQAIADILARRLAEAGALPRTPHDFRRTFIGELLDAGVDLATAQALVGHSSPATTARYDRRPERRRREAVDRITLPAPKPL; from the coding sequence GTGAGCGTGCCAGCCGTACCCGAGTCGCCCCGGACCGTCGTCGAGCCCGCACGGGACCCCTACCGGGTATATCTCGACTCCCTGTCCAGCGCCGAGTCCCGCCGCACCATGCGCGGCTGCCTGGACCGCCTGGCCGCCCTCGTCTCCGGCGAGGAGGTCACCTCCGGCGCCGGTCAGCCCTGGCATCTGCTGCGCTACGAGCACACCGTGCGCATACGCGCCCTGATGACCGAGCGCGGCTGGTCCCCCTCCTACGTCAACAAGCATCTGGTCGCGCTGCGCAGAGTGCTGCGCGAGGCCTGGCGCCTCGGCCAGATGACAGCCGAGGAGTACCAGCGCGCCGCCGACCTGCCGACCGTCGAGCACACCCGCCTGCCCACCGGACAGCATGTCCCGCCGGAGGTGGTGGGTGCCGCCCTGGCCGCCTGCGACCGTGACGACTCCCCCGCCGGGGCCCGCGACGCCGCCCTGCTGGCGGTGCTCTACTCCACCGGCTGCCGCCGCGCCGAGATAGCCACGATGGCCCTGGCCGACTACGACTCCGGGGCCCGCTCGCTCCGGGTGCGCGGCAAGCGCGACAAGGAACGGATGGTCTACCTCACCGCCGAGGCAGTCGGCCGGCTGGAACGCTGGCTGGCCGTACGGGGCCGCCCGGCGGGGGCCCTGTTCTCCCCCATCGGCAGATACGGGCGGCTGCGGACCAGGGACGGCGGACCGGCCGCCATGACGGGGCAGGCGATCGCCGACATCCTGGCCAGACGGCTGGCCGAGGCGGGAGCCCTGCCCCGGACCCCGCACGACTTCCGGCGCACCTTCATCGGTGAACTGCTCGACGCCGGCGTGGACCTGGCCACGGCCCAGGCACTCGTCGGCCACTCCTCCCCCGCCACCACGGCCCGCTACGACCGGCGCCCCGAGCGCCGCCGCCGCGAGGCCGTCGACAGGATCACCCTGCCCGCGCCCAAGCCGCTCTAG
- a CDS encoding MOSC domain-containing protein: protein MTDGRVTAVSRSATHTFSKPRETGIRLLAGLGVEGDAHLGVTVKHRSRVAQDPTQPNLRQVHLIHAELHDELAAAGFQVEAGELGENVTTRGVDLLGLPVGALLRLGEEAVVEITGLRNPCLQIDAFRPGLLKRVVGRDEAGELVRRAGVMGVVVNGGEVRPGDVIEVELPAPPHRPLDRV, encoded by the coding sequence ATGACGGACGGACGAGTGACGGCGGTGAGCCGTAGTGCCACGCACACCTTCAGCAAGCCCCGCGAGACGGGTATCCGGCTGCTGGCCGGGCTCGGTGTCGAAGGTGACGCGCATCTCGGGGTGACGGTCAAGCACCGGTCCCGGGTGGCGCAGGACCCGACCCAGCCCAACCTGCGCCAGGTCCACCTGATCCACGCCGAGCTCCATGACGAACTGGCGGCGGCGGGGTTCCAGGTGGAAGCGGGCGAACTGGGAGAGAACGTCACCACCCGCGGCGTCGACCTGCTCGGTCTGCCGGTGGGGGCGCTGCTGCGGCTGGGGGAGGAGGCGGTTGTCGAGATCACCGGGCTGCGCAACCCGTGCCTGCAGATCGACGCCTTCCGGCCGGGGTTGCTCAAGCGGGTGGTGGGCCGGGACGAGGCCGGTGAGCTGGTCCGCAGGGCGGGGGTGATGGGCGTGGTGGTGAACGGCGGCGAGGTGCGGCCCGGCGACGTGATCGAGGTGGAGCTGCCGGCGCCGCCGCACCGGCCGCTGGACCGGGTTTAG
- a CDS encoding GNAT family N-acetyltransferase, whose protein sequence is MDISSRASAHLRAYDEQLRGRPTPGRTAERVGPVLRVVSDGLGQGFLLYRDLGGLDGAELDAFIAGQRDFFTEIGRPVEWKHHGGDLPVDLPERLVAAGFEAEQRETVMVGEAAGLAATPVLPEGVRLREVTGRVDLERIREMEETVWDADRSWLPDLLERDLAGPGDRCAVVLAEAGGQVVCAAWMRFHEDTDFVSLWGGSTLKEWRGRGVYRAMVAYRAGLAVDRGFRLVQVDASDDSRPILARLGLEAIVTTTPYVWTPPTI, encoded by the coding sequence ATGGACATCTCATCGCGGGCCTCGGCCCATCTCCGCGCTTATGACGAGCAGCTCCGGGGCAGGCCGACGCCCGGCCGTACGGCCGAGAGGGTTGGGCCGGTGCTGCGAGTGGTGTCGGATGGGCTCGGGCAGGGTTTCCTGCTCTACCGGGATCTGGGCGGCCTGGACGGCGCGGAGTTGGACGCGTTCATCGCGGGCCAGCGTGACTTCTTCACCGAGATCGGCCGACCGGTGGAGTGGAAGCACCACGGTGGCGACCTTCCCGTGGACCTGCCCGAACGGCTGGTCGCGGCCGGGTTCGAGGCCGAGCAGCGGGAGACCGTCATGGTGGGCGAGGCGGCCGGGCTGGCCGCGACGCCGGTGCTGCCGGAGGGGGTGCGGCTGCGTGAGGTGACCGGCCGGGTCGATCTTGAGCGGATCCGGGAGATGGAGGAGACGGTCTGGGATGCCGACCGCAGTTGGCTGCCCGACCTGCTGGAGCGGGACCTCGCCGGGCCCGGCGACCGGTGCGCGGTGGTCCTGGCCGAGGCCGGTGGCCAGGTGGTGTGCGCGGCGTGGATGCGGTTCCACGAGGACACGGACTTCGTCTCGCTGTGGGGCGGCTCGACGCTGAAGGAGTGGCGGGGGCGGGGCGTTTACCGGGCGATGGTCGCCTATCGGGCGGGGCTGGCGGTGGATCGGGGGTTCCGGCTGGTGCAGGTGGACGCCTCCGATGACAGCCGGCCGATCCTGGCCCGGCTGGGGCTGGAGGCGATCGTGACGACGACGCCCTACGTGTGGACGCCTCCGACCATCTGA
- a CDS encoding winged helix DNA-binding domain-containing protein, producing MPEMLTRRALNRATLDRQLLLARTRLPAFDAVRQLYGMQAQAPNPPYIGLWSRLDGFGHEDLSRLLQERSVVRLVLMRSTIHLVTADDCLALRPLLQPMLLRALMGGHAKRLGGLDLDELAAAGRVLVEEGPLTFRELGERLRERWPEYDSADLVNGVRSTVALVQVPPRGIWGVGGKPAHTSAEVWLGRPLDERASTEETVRRYLAAYGPAAVMDVQQWSGMTRLGEVVRGMGLRTFVTEDGVELVDLPEASRPDPGTPAPVRYLSEFDNMLLSFSDRTRTRIMADEYRRRVFTVNGIIKATVLVDGFVRGMWKVAAKRDEAVLEVELFQPVTAAERAELEQEGMRMLDFVAASATVRDVRFV from the coding sequence ATGCCCGAGATGCTTACCAGGCGCGCGCTCAACCGGGCCACCCTGGACCGGCAGCTTCTGCTGGCCCGGACGCGGTTGCCGGCGTTCGACGCGGTCCGGCAGCTGTACGGCATGCAGGCCCAGGCGCCGAACCCGCCCTACATCGGGCTGTGGAGCCGGCTGGACGGGTTCGGCCACGAGGACCTGTCACGTCTGCTGCAGGAGCGCAGCGTGGTGCGGCTGGTCCTGATGCGGTCCACCATTCACCTGGTCACGGCCGACGACTGCCTGGCCCTGCGCCCGCTGCTGCAGCCGATGCTGCTGCGGGCGCTGATGGGCGGGCACGCCAAACGACTGGGCGGCCTGGACTTGGACGAGCTCGCCGCCGCGGGCCGTGTCCTGGTGGAGGAGGGCCCGCTCACCTTCCGCGAGCTCGGGGAGCGACTGCGGGAGCGATGGCCGGAGTACGACTCCGCCGACCTGGTCAACGGCGTGCGCAGCACGGTGGCGCTGGTACAGGTCCCGCCCAGAGGCATCTGGGGGGTGGGCGGGAAGCCCGCCCACACCAGCGCGGAGGTGTGGCTGGGACGCCCCCTGGACGAACGGGCCTCCACCGAGGAGACGGTCCGCCGCTATCTGGCCGCCTACGGTCCCGCGGCGGTGATGGACGTCCAGCAGTGGTCGGGCATGACCCGGCTGGGTGAGGTCGTCCGGGGCATGGGGCTGCGGACCTTCGTGACGGAGGACGGCGTGGAGCTGGTGGACCTGCCCGAGGCCTCCCGGCCCGACCCCGGCACTCCGGCTCCGGTGCGTTACCTGTCGGAGTTCGACAACATGTTGCTGTCGTTCAGCGACCGGACCCGGACGCGGATCATGGCGGATGAGTACCGCCGCAGGGTTTTCACGGTCAACGGCATCATCAAGGCGACGGTGCTGGTGGACGGGTTCGTGCGGGGCATGTGGAAGGTGGCCGCCAAGCGGGACGAGGCGGTGCTGGAGGTGGAGCTGTTCCAGCCGGTGACGGCGGCGGAGCGGGCGGAGCTGGAGCAGGAGGGAATGCGCATGCTGGACTTCGTCGCCGCGTCCGCGACGGTCCGGGACGTCCGTTTCGTCTGA
- a CDS encoding cobalamin-independent methionine synthase II family protein, which translates to MAIPTEPIGSIPRPPALLTALSDHAAGRIGDAELAARQAEAVADTIARLERLGCPVLVDGEQSKPSFATYPLTGLDGLSPDGAIIPFADGHTRQLPCLTSGPFRYRVHAADYLKEAQRHTRLPVKQAVIAPSALSLLYPAGGIADYPRKVFLDDLLAETEADIRDCLDAGAHAVQLDFTEGRLSLKLDPSSGLLNDFITLNNQVLERFSPAERARIGVHTCPGGDQDSTHSADVDYAALLPELLRLQAGNFYIQLAGESDPARVLDIIGAHLRPGIRVFIGVTDPIDPVVETPEQVRDRVLQAARHIPVEQLGTCDDCGFSPFADDTSTSREVAFAKIAARIQGTALAAEALGV; encoded by the coding sequence ATGGCTATCCCTACCGAACCGATCGGCAGTATCCCCCGTCCCCCCGCACTGCTGACCGCGCTATCCGATCACGCCGCAGGCCGGATCGGCGACGCCGAGCTGGCCGCGCGGCAGGCCGAAGCCGTCGCCGACACCATCGCGCGACTGGAGCGACTCGGCTGCCCGGTCCTCGTCGACGGCGAGCAGTCCAAACCCAGTTTCGCCACCTATCCGCTCACCGGACTCGACGGCCTCAGCCCCGACGGGGCGATCATCCCGTTCGCAGACGGGCACACCCGGCAGTTGCCGTGCCTGACTTCCGGTCCGTTCCGCTACCGCGTCCACGCTGCGGACTATCTGAAGGAAGCGCAGCGCCACACCCGGCTGCCGGTCAAGCAGGCGGTCATCGCCCCGTCGGCGCTGAGCCTGCTCTATCCGGCCGGCGGCATCGCCGACTACCCCCGCAAGGTCTTCCTGGACGACCTGCTCGCCGAGACCGAGGCCGACATCCGCGACTGCCTGGACGCGGGTGCGCACGCCGTACAGCTGGACTTCACCGAGGGACGGCTGTCGCTCAAGCTCGATCCCAGCAGCGGGCTGCTGAATGACTTCATCACTCTTAACAACCAGGTGCTGGAGCGCTTCAGCCCGGCCGAGCGGGCCCGGATCGGCGTGCACACCTGCCCCGGCGGCGACCAGGACTCCACCCACAGCGCCGACGTCGACTACGCCGCCCTGCTCCCCGAACTCCTTCGGCTGCAGGCCGGCAACTTCTACATCCAACTGGCCGGCGAGTCCGACCCGGCCAGGGTGCTGGACATCATCGGCGCCCACCTGCGTCCCGGTATCAGGGTCTTCATCGGGGTGACCGATCCGATCGACCCCGTGGTGGAGACCCCCGAGCAGGTGCGTGACCGGGTGCTGCAGGCGGCCCGGCACATCCCGGTCGAGCAGTTGGGCACCTGCGACGACTGCGGGTTCTCCCCATTCGCGGACGACACCTCCACCTCCCGCGAGGTCGCCTTCGCCAAGATCGCCGCCCGGATACAGGGCACCGCGCTCGCCGCCGAGGCCCTGGGCGTCTGA
- the erm gene encoding 23S ribosomal RNA methyltransferase Erm, protein MVDPHAVHRVVEAAGSHGLVLEPGGGEGALTLALAETCKEVISYEVDPRLAGRLASRTRDEDRITVVRGDFLGARVPREPFAVVGNIPYAITSKIVSWCLEAPSMTSATLVTQVEYARKRTGDFGLWSLLTVLTWPEYSWKLLGRVGRESFRPVPAVDSAILGIDRRPVALLAGEPLAGYRAFVEYGFAGLGGSLDASLRMRYPAHRVAAAFEAAEVRPGTVMAAVHPGQWLVLFDRLHPAEPPGR, encoded by the coding sequence ATGGTCGATCCGCATGCGGTGCACCGGGTGGTCGAGGCCGCCGGGTCGCACGGGCTGGTCCTGGAGCCCGGCGGGGGCGAGGGTGCGCTCACCCTCGCCCTGGCCGAGACCTGCAAGGAGGTCATCAGCTATGAGGTAGACCCGCGACTGGCCGGCAGGCTCGCCTCCCGCACCCGCGACGAGGACCGGATCACGGTGGTCAGAGGAGACTTCCTCGGAGCGCGTGTTCCCCGTGAGCCGTTCGCGGTCGTCGGGAACATCCCCTACGCGATCACATCCAAGATTGTTTCCTGGTGTCTGGAGGCACCCTCGATGACCTCGGCGACGCTGGTCACCCAGGTGGAGTACGCGCGTAAACGCACCGGTGACTTCGGTCTCTGGAGCCTGCTGACCGTGCTGACCTGGCCGGAGTACTCCTGGAAATTGCTGGGACGCGTCGGCAGGGAGAGCTTCCGGCCGGTTCCGGCGGTCGACTCGGCGATCCTGGGCATCGATCGGCGGCCCGTGGCGCTGCTGGCCGGGGAGCCGCTGGCCGGTTACCGCGCATTCGTCGAGTACGGCTTCGCCGGGCTAGGCGGCTCGCTGGACGCCTCACTGCGGATGAGATACCCGGCCCACCGGGTGGCGGCCGCCTTCGAGGCGGCGGAGGTACGGCCGGGCACGGTGATGGCGGCGGTCCATCCCGGGCAGTGGCTGGTCCTGTTCGACCGCCTCCATCCCGCGGAGCCGCCCGGCCGATGA
- a CDS encoding rhamnogalacturonan lyase family protein, with the protein MSRSSQPPLRRLLVFCSAALVAVAAGAATAATAQAAGCRVSYSVSSQWSGGFTGDVAVTNLGDPINGWKLSWGFTAGQQVTQAWNSTVTQSGAQVTAADAGYNAALATGATASFGFNASWNGSANPVPATFTLNGVACTGSTGPTPTPTPTVTPTPTVTPTPTPTPTAPGGSRQVEDLDRGLISARSGTGNFVAWRLLGTDPADTAFNLYRGTTKVNSSPITGSTNYLDGGAAADASYTVRPVVNGAEQAASETSLRFTGGSYLDVPIQPPAGGTTPDGVAYTYAANDAGVGDLDGDGRYEFILKWDPSNAKDNSQSGYTGNVHVDAYRLDGTRLWRINLGRNIRAGAHYTQFQVYDYDGDGRAEVAMKTADGTVDGTGKTIGSSSADYRNSAGYILSGPEYLTMFNGQTGAALSTVDYDPPRGTVSSWGDSYGNRVDRFLAATAYLDGERPSLIMARGYYTRAVIAAWDFRDGRLTKRWTFDSNASGNSTWAGQGNHNLSVGDVDGDGRDEIVYGSAAIDDNGRGLWNTRNGHGDAMHLGDLDPARTGLEVFKVDEDASKPSSWMADARTGQILWQTAANGDNGRGVSADVWAGSPGAESWSASGGDGIVNTKGQNVGRKPSSMNFLAWWDADPVRELLDGTHIDKYGTGGDSRLLTASGVHSNNGTKSTPALSGDLFGDWREEVVWATGDNTALRVYTTTAVTTRRIFTLMHDTQYRTAIAWQNTAYNQPPHPSFFIGDGMSTPARPNVHPR; encoded by the coding sequence ATGTCCCGATCATCGCAACCACCCCTCCGCCGTCTGCTGGTGTTCTGCTCGGCTGCTCTGGTCGCCGTCGCGGCGGGCGCGGCCACGGCGGCGACCGCCCAGGCCGCCGGCTGCCGTGTCAGCTACTCCGTCTCCTCCCAGTGGTCGGGAGGTTTCACCGGCGACGTGGCGGTGACCAACCTGGGTGACCCGATCAACGGCTGGAAGCTCAGCTGGGGCTTCACCGCCGGGCAGCAGGTGACGCAGGCCTGGAACTCCACCGTCACCCAGAGCGGCGCCCAGGTGACGGCCGCGGACGCCGGATACAACGCGGCGCTGGCCACCGGCGCCACCGCCTCATTCGGCTTCAACGCCTCCTGGAACGGCTCCGCCAATCCCGTCCCCGCGACGTTCACGCTCAACGGGGTCGCCTGCACCGGCTCCACCGGCCCCACCCCGACCCCCACACCCACGGTCACTCCCACCCCCACCGTCACTCCGACCCCCACGCCCACCCCGACCGCGCCCGGTGGCTCACGGCAGGTGGAAGACCTCGACCGCGGCCTGATCAGCGCCCGGTCCGGCACCGGCAACTTCGTCGCCTGGCGGCTGCTCGGCACCGACCCGGCGGACACGGCCTTCAACCTGTACCGCGGCACGACGAAGGTGAACTCCTCCCCCATCACCGGCTCGACCAACTACCTGGACGGCGGCGCCGCGGCGGACGCCTCCTACACCGTGCGCCCGGTCGTCAACGGCGCCGAGCAGGCCGCCTCCGAGACCTCCCTCCGCTTCACCGGCGGCAGCTACCTGGACGTACCGATCCAGCCACCGGCGGGCGGCACCACACCGGACGGCGTCGCCTACACCTACGCCGCCAACGACGCCGGCGTGGGCGACCTCGACGGGGACGGACGGTATGAGTTCATCCTCAAATGGGACCCGTCCAACGCCAAGGACAACTCCCAGTCCGGCTACACCGGCAACGTCCACGTCGACGCCTACCGGCTCGACGGCACCCGGCTGTGGCGGATCAACCTCGGGCGCAACATCCGCGCCGGTGCCCACTACACGCAGTTCCAGGTCTACGACTACGACGGCGACGGCAGGGCCGAGGTCGCGATGAAGACCGCCGACGGCACGGTCGACGGCACTGGGAAGACCATCGGCAGTTCCTCGGCGGACTACCGCAACTCCGCCGGCTACATCCTGTCCGGCCCCGAATACCTCACCATGTTCAACGGGCAGACCGGCGCCGCCCTGTCCACGGTCGACTACGACCCGCCCCGGGGCACCGTCTCCTCCTGGGGAGACTCCTACGGCAACCGGGTCGACCGATTCCTGGCCGCGACCGCCTATCTGGACGGCGAGCGGCCGAGCCTGATCATGGCGCGGGGCTACTACACCCGTGCGGTGATCGCGGCCTGGGACTTCCGCGACGGCCGGCTCACCAAGCGCTGGACCTTCGACTCCAACGCCTCGGGCAACAGCACCTGGGCCGGGCAGGGCAATCACAACCTGAGCGTGGGCGACGTCGACGGCGACGGCAGAGACGAGATCGTCTACGGCTCGGCGGCGATCGACGACAACGGCCGCGGGCTGTGGAACACCCGCAACGGTCACGGAGACGCGATGCACCTGGGCGACCTGGACCCCGCCAGGACCGGTCTTGAGGTGTTCAAGGTCGACGAGGACGCCTCCAAGCCCAGCTCCTGGATGGCCGACGCCCGCACCGGGCAGATCCTCTGGCAGACCGCCGCCAACGGCGACAACGGCCGGGGCGTCTCAGCCGACGTCTGGGCCGGCAGTCCCGGCGCCGAGTCCTGGTCGGCCTCCGGCGGGGACGGGATCGTCAACACCAAGGGCCAGAACGTGGGCCGCAAACCCTCCTCGATGAACTTCCTGGCCTGGTGGGACGCCGACCCCGTGCGTGAGCTCCTCGACGGCACGCACATCGACAAGTACGGCACCGGCGGCGACAGCCGGCTGCTGACCGCGAGCGGAGTGCACTCCAACAACGGCACCAAGTCCACGCCGGCGCTCTCCGGCGACCTGTTCGGCGACTGGCGCGAAGAGGTGGTCTGGGCGACCGGCGACAACACCGCGCTGCGCGTCTACACCACCACCGCCGTCACCACCCGGCGGATCTTCACCCTCATGCACGACACCCAGTACCGCACCGCGATCGCCTGGCAGAACACCGCCTACAACCAGCCCCCGCACCCGAGCTTCTTCATCGGCGACGGCATGTCCACCCCCGCCCGGCCCAACGTCCACCCGCGCTGA
- a CDS encoding LysE family translocator has protein sequence MVSVSAVLGIALIALGMVLTPGPNMIYLISRSVTQGRRAGLISLAGIGAGFLVYLGATVAGIATLFAVVPAAYTAIKLAGAVYLLWLAWKTVRPGARTAFEPSALPVDAPLRLFSMGLVTSLLNPKIAILYVSLLPQFVDPARGSIAAQGFFLGLTQIVVALTVNGMIVLSAGAIAAFLGRRPFWARVQRYLMGAALTGFALRIVTDRSRALALP, from the coding sequence ATGGTCTCTGTCAGTGCCGTCCTCGGCATCGCCCTTATCGCCCTTGGCATGGTCCTCACCCCGGGGCCCAACATGATCTATCTGATCTCCCGGTCGGTGACACAGGGACGCCGCGCGGGCCTGATCTCACTTGCGGGCATCGGCGCCGGGTTCCTGGTGTATCTGGGCGCGACGGTGGCCGGTATCGCGACGCTCTTCGCCGTGGTGCCCGCCGCCTACACCGCGATCAAACTCGCGGGCGCGGTCTACCTGCTGTGGCTTGCCTGGAAGACGGTACGGCCAGGCGCGCGGACGGCCTTCGAGCCCAGCGCGCTGCCGGTGGATGCGCCGCTCCGGCTTTTCTCCATGGGGCTGGTCACCAGCCTGCTCAATCCCAAGATCGCCATTCTGTACGTGTCGCTGCTCCCTCAGTTCGTCGACCCGGCGCGGGGCAGCATCGCTGCGCAGGGCTTCTTCCTCGGGCTGACCCAGATCGTCGTCGCCCTGACGGTCAACGGGATGATCGTGCTGTCGGCGGGGGCGATCGCGGCGTTCCTGGGCAGGCGGCCGTTCTGGGCGCGTGTGCAGCGCTACCTGATGGGTGCGGCACTGACCGGGTTCGCGCTGCGCATCGTCACCGACCGCTCCCGCGCGCTGGCCCTCCCGTAG
- a CDS encoding PRC-barrel domain containing protein, with amino-acid sequence MTSENLWTYRSGVTETDQGLSVIGFDVEATDGKIGLVEEESNVAGESYVVVDTSFWIFGKKVVLPAATVTRIDPQERKVYVAHTKEEIEEAPEFDETAYHGPGYRQDLSGYYGRHLLN; translated from the coding sequence ATGACGAGTGAGAACCTGTGGACCTACCGTTCCGGCGTCACCGAGACCGACCAGGGTCTGAGCGTGATCGGTTTTGACGTGGAGGCCACCGACGGCAAGATCGGTTTGGTGGAGGAGGAGAGCAACGTGGCCGGCGAGAGCTATGTCGTCGTCGACACCAGCTTTTGGATCTTCGGCAAGAAGGTGGTGCTGCCGGCCGCCACCGTCACCCGGATCGACCCTCAGGAGCGCAAGGTGTATGTGGCGCACACCAAGGAGGAGATCGAGGAGGCGCCGGAGTTCGACGAGACCGCCTACCACGGGCCTGGATACCGGCAGGACCTCAGCGGTTACTACGGCCGCCACCTCCTGAACTGA